A stretch of Roseibium porphyridii DNA encodes these proteins:
- the ybgF gene encoding tol-pal system protein YbgF — MRHMKGLAGFLLAMVIIATATPSEAQLFGRRNDESAVRISQLEERIRVLTGQLEQMSFQMRELQDQIRRMQEDNEYRFQQLEGGTPGKRSQFIPQGAPGSTAPGLAADGTPRTGTLAAPNGSAVTLPADGSGDGTWDQSGGYEGNGLSTDGPIDLSALANGGLDGLNGLGDDLSTPGPGLATDDDQIASVIGSGDPNTDYNQAYSLAVNGDYRGAERGFRNFLENYPNSDLTAQAQYWLGESLLAQQNYREAADAFLKTYTDHPGNSKSPDSLLKLGVSLRGLGEAEAACATFSELLNKYPNAAPAVLTQARDERSRAQCS, encoded by the coding sequence ATGCGACATATGAAGGGCTTGGCAGGTTTCCTTTTGGCGATGGTTATCATCGCAACTGCCACACCGTCCGAAGCACAGTTGTTCGGTCGGCGGAATGACGAATCGGCTGTCAGAATCAGTCAACTGGAAGAACGGATCAGGGTTCTGACCGGCCAGTTGGAACAAATGTCTTTTCAGATGCGGGAATTGCAGGATCAGATCCGCCGCATGCAGGAAGACAACGAATACCGTTTTCAGCAGTTGGAAGGCGGAACGCCGGGCAAACGCTCGCAATTCATCCCTCAGGGAGCTCCGGGCAGTACTGCCCCGGGGCTCGCCGCAGACGGAACGCCGCGCACAGGCACTCTGGCGGCCCCGAACGGCAGCGCTGTAACACTGCCGGCTGACGGTTCTGGAGACGGCACCTGGGATCAGTCGGGTGGCTACGAAGGCAACGGACTGTCGACCGATGGACCGATTGATCTTTCAGCCCTTGCGAATGGTGGTCTTGATGGTTTGAACGGCCTTGGTGACGACTTGTCGACACCGGGACCCGGTTTGGCGACCGATGATGATCAAATCGCTTCGGTGATTGGTAGCGGCGATCCGAACACCGACTATAATCAGGCTTATTCTCTGGCCGTGAACGGTGACTATCGGGGCGCAGAACGCGGGTTTCGCAATTTTCTTGAGAATTACCCCAACAGCGACCTGACCGCACAGGCACAGTATTGGCTTGGAGAAAGCCTTCTGGCGCAGCAGAACTACCGCGAAGCAGCCGACGCATTCCTGAAGACCTACACAGACCACCCTGGCAATTCGAAAAGCCCGGACAGTTTGCTGAAGCTAGGTGTATCCCTGCGCGGCCTCGGCGAAGCTGAGGCTGCTTGTGCAACGTTTTCAGAACTCTTGAACAAATACCCGAACGCTGCTCCGGCGGTTCTGACACAGGCGCGGGATGAGCGCAGCCGTGCACAATGTTCCTGA
- the tolB gene encoding Tol-Pal system beta propeller repeat protein TolB: MILAPQPASALVEIDITQGNIEPLPIALPSFSADGGDSKLAADMTSVIAADLKRSGLFNPLDPASFIQKNMSVNSTPRFGDWRQISAQALVTGTVIKQPDGRLRAEFRLWDVFAAEQMLGQQFYTTPENWRRLAHIIADAIYERLTGEKGYFDTRIVYVDETGPKDKRIKRLAIMDQDGANVRYLTRGDDLVLTPRFSPTSQEITYMSYGGADPSVYLLNIETGQREIVGNFPGMTFAPRFSPDGQNVIMSLQQGGNANIFQMDLRSRRTTRLTNTAAIDTSPSYSPDGRRIVFESDRGGTQQLYVMGANGGNAQRISFGPGRYSTPVWSPRGDLIAFTKQHQGRFMIGVMRPDGKGERILTEGYHNEGPAWSPNGRVLVFFRDTPGANGGPQVWTVDLTGYNELRLDTSAFASDPSWSPLID; the protein is encoded by the coding sequence ATGATATTGGCCCCTCAACCTGCGTCCGCATTGGTCGAGATTGATATCACGCAGGGTAATATCGAGCCGCTTCCGATTGCCTTGCCCTCATTTTCGGCAGATGGCGGAGACAGCAAACTGGCCGCGGACATGACCAGCGTCATCGCAGCGGATCTCAAACGATCAGGGCTCTTCAATCCTCTCGACCCGGCAAGTTTCATCCAAAAGAACATGAGCGTGAACTCCACGCCACGCTTTGGCGACTGGCGCCAGATCAGTGCTCAGGCCCTGGTAACCGGCACGGTGATAAAACAGCCGGACGGGAGGCTTCGCGCTGAATTCCGTTTGTGGGATGTGTTTGCTGCGGAGCAGATGCTCGGGCAGCAGTTTTACACGACCCCTGAAAACTGGCGGAGACTGGCGCATATTATTGCCGATGCGATTTATGAGCGCCTGACGGGTGAAAAAGGCTATTTCGACACTCGGATTGTCTATGTCGATGAAACCGGTCCAAAAGACAAACGGATCAAGCGCCTTGCCATCATGGATCAGGATGGCGCCAATGTGCGGTACCTGACCCGGGGCGACGATCTGGTTCTGACCCCGCGTTTCTCGCCGACGAGTCAGGAAATCACCTACATGTCATATGGCGGTGCTGACCCGAGTGTCTACTTGCTCAATATCGAAACAGGTCAGAGAGAGATTGTCGGCAATTTTCCGGGAATGACATTTGCCCCACGGTTTTCTCCTGATGGTCAGAACGTCATCATGAGTCTGCAGCAAGGCGGCAATGCAAACATCTTCCAGATGGATCTGCGGTCCCGCCGAACGACACGCCTGACCAATACGGCGGCCATCGACACCAGCCCGTCTTATTCGCCCGACGGACGCCGCATCGTGTTTGAGTCCGACCGTGGCGGCACGCAGCAACTTTATGTCATGGGTGCGAACGGTGGAAATGCGCAGCGCATCTCCTTCGGCCCTGGCCGCTATTCAACGCCCGTGTGGTCACCTCGCGGTGATTTGATCGCCTTCACCAAGCAACATCAGGGGCGGTTCATGATCGGTGTTATGCGCCCGGATGGAAAAGGCGAACGTATCCTCACCGAGGGTTATCACAACGAAGGGCCGGCATGGTCACCAAATGGCCGTGTTCTGGTGTTTTTCCGCGATACGCCGGGTGCAAATGGCGGACCTCAAGTCTGGACCGTTGATCTGACGGGTTACAATGAGCTGAGACTGGATACGTCTGCCTTCGCTTCGGACCCGTCATGGTCGCCTCTCATAGACTAA
- the pal gene encoding peptidoglycan-associated lipoprotein Pal — translation MFKREYAGQSARWIVVCFAVLFAAACAQTKPDGLSSNVKPGTGQDFVVNVGDRVFFEEDQSVLNSQGQATLANQAKWLNRYSQYTITVEGHADERGTRQYNIALGARRAQAARDYLVGQGVSASRIKTISYGKERPVAVCNDNSCWSQNRRAVTVLNNATN, via the coding sequence ATGTTCAAACGAGAATACGCCGGTCAGAGCGCGCGCTGGATCGTGGTCTGTTTCGCCGTTCTATTCGCGGCCGCATGTGCCCAGACCAAGCCGGACGGGCTTTCAAGCAACGTGAAACCGGGAACCGGCCAGGACTTTGTCGTGAATGTCGGCGACCGCGTGTTTTTTGAAGAAGACCAGTCGGTGTTGAATTCGCAAGGTCAGGCCACGCTTGCCAATCAGGCCAAGTGGCTCAATCGCTATTCCCAATACACCATCACGGTGGAAGGGCACGCAGATGAGCGTGGCACGCGTCAGTACAACATTGCACTCGGTGCCAGGCGCGCGCAGGCTGCACGTGACTACCTTGTCGGTCAGGGCGTGAGCGCATCACGGATCAAAACCATTTCCTATGGCAAGGAGCGCCCTGTCGCGGTGTGTAACGACAACAGTTGCTGGTCGCAGAACCGCCGTGCAGTGACAGTGTTGAACAACGCGACAAACTGA